gaattttctagtttttgtcACCATTGGAGGTAGTAGCAATTCAGCAATCGGTAGAAgaattaattataatgaaatcACTGTAAATGCAGGATTTTGTGGTCCGAAATGACATGGGCTGTGGTTCAACTATCGGTCCAATCCTAGCTAGTGGTGTTGGGATTCGTACAGTTGACGTTGGTGCTCCACAACTATCGATGCACAGTATAAGAGAAATGTGTGCGGTTGATGATGTCAAGTATTCCTATGAGCATTTCAAGGCATTTTTCCAGGAGTTCTCTCATCTGGATGCTAAGATAACAGTTGATATGTAGGTCGCCGCACCTCATCCATGCTGGACGTCACCGACTTCAAGACTCATGAAACAACTGCTCAGAATCCTTTGTGCCCAAATGCTAATGTCGACTTGTTGTAAACGATACATTGCTGGATCGAATTGCGTTTTTCAAGGGGTGTCGTGTTTTCAGTTACGATTAGACTATCTGCTGACATTTGAAAGAGTGTGTGTATGCCTTGTGCATCCTGGCACCTTTAAGAGGAAGGTACCAGCTTCAGAAGCACTTTCTGGCCTGATCAAAACTTATTTGGCTTTGGagtctattttaaaaattatggtttgtgattgttttttaaagtatttttatttaaaaatatattaaaataatttttattattttttaaaaattatttttgatattaatgtatctaaatgattttaaaatattaatttgaagcaaataaaaaaataaaaaaaaaaaaattatttttaaaaaataaataaaaatttaagcctTTAATCGTTTCCTTCACTTTCTGACCCAAACACGCATCCTGACTTTGCTGCTAGTATCTACTAGCTctgaagaatatttttaaaacctaacCTGATTTAAGAAGTTAAAACTAGATTGAgttattgagttaaaaaaaaaatctagtgtaatttaattaacttgGCAACTTGATTAACCcagtaaaaatttattatttattatttttttattaaaataatattattatgaatttttttaaaaaaaattaacttaaatgatccaattaattaaaattcgGTGACTCGGTCAAATCCAAATCTTTAACCTGGCCGGCTACAGCTCATGTCTAGAAACTATTAAAAACTATGCTCTGAAGGCTGCCGCATGTAATTGAATAGAGCCTTTTCGAAGCAGACAGGTGGCCTTTTGCAACGTTTTAAGGGAATGAGAGACGGAATTACCAAATAGGCGGCCAAAATGTTGCAGTTTCTTCAAGGGAATGACGTATCCGATTTTTTTACcgcagtaaaaataaaaataccaagcGGCATAAGAGCATCTCCACTGATGAAACCAACAACGATAAAGAAGGAAAATATGGCAACCCTGAAGTATCTTTTATTTCCACGTGAACTCAGTTATTACCTCAATGACAAAAGGCAGCGCCGGCAATTTGCAAACAAATACGAGGGGAGCTAAATGATCAGCTTGTGTGAAAACATGTCTAGTacatatgaaaagaaaatccgATGAAGTCAAGGGTGGAGAGCGCCTCCGTCTCAGGAGGAAAGCACTTTCTTAACCTCAGCTGTAACCTCCTTTGGAGGTTTCTCTGCATGAAGCTCTGCAACAGCACCTTTCTTCTTATAATAATCAATAACCTGCATTCCCAGCATCCAGAATACCATCAGATTTCACTAGGACAGAACTGAGACATGTTGATCTGGCAAGACATGGGCAGGATTATAAATGGAGATGAAATCTAGATGCCATCCATGGCTAAAATCAAAAGAGGTGATTCACGTGGTGTGGCTCGGCTCGATACCGTCCAGACAcgtggtattcatcatcgttcAATGACTTTTTATAAGCAGCCATATTATAAGGTAACTATTCCCAAAAACCTTATTGAAATTCAATGGGAGTTGTGTTATTTCCGTGGTTCATGCCCATGGGAGAATAATAATTATCACAAAATCACGAGTAAAAGGAGGCCCGAGAATTAACAACTAAGTTGCGAGGCAGAAGCTTTCTCAGCTAAGAAGACCTTTCTgtgcttataaaataaatgcaatacCAAACATCCATGAAAATAGTTGTCCTATAAGTAGGGAGAAGTAAATACTATAAGAAGATTTGGATCATCATCCCTTTTGTTGTGGGTGACTGGGTGATTGAATCCAATCCCATCTCATGTCACCAAAGGTAATGAAATAAAGCCAGAAAGCTTACCGGTTCAGTTTGCTTGTGAAATGCCTCCAGCCTTGACTTAAGAACAGCGGCAGTATCATCTTTGCGTTGAATCAAAGGGTCTCCAGTTACCttcaagaaatcaaaagaaagaagcaagTTTGTGAACATACTTTCATCTCCGGACTTGCGAAAACATTGATGCAGCTAGCATGGTGATCACAGTGGAAAACATGTATAAGAAACAGTCTCAACCATATTCAAATAACCTTGATTATTTAACAATTTCACAAACCAACGCACCCCAAATGCGCCAAATGGATTCCCTGTGAACAATTTTCTACTAGCTCTCTTAAATTACCTAATTCCACACCATCGATGTCTTGATCAAGGGTTTTAGTCAAGATAGATAATCCATGACTATATGACCTTCCCTTGACATATCCAGCCCCTTGTCAAACATAAACGGACATTCTACAGCTAAACGAAGAGTACACTGCCACTTAGACTAAATATTGACAAGTCAGATCCATTATTGGCCTAATCAACCTATAAGAATAATATCAAGAGTAGGCAATCATAATTACCAAGAACTATTCACAATTACTTTTACAGACTCccatattttgaaaatattgataTCTACAACAAATGTACACCCTTTAACCAGTTTCACTTCCCCTATGTTCTCCCATCATCAATATGTACACCCgaaaatccaattaaataaaacgagataacaaaaaaatgtaAGAGAAGGATCGTTTATGTTCCCTTACATCATCAACACCAGGAGCCTTGGGAGGTGCATATTTTGTATGGTAGGTTCTGCCACTAGAAGGATGGATCCAGCGACCCGTGATCCTCTCCTCCAAAATTGCATCATCAATTGCAAAATTCAGCACCTTATCAATTTTACTTCCCTGCTTTTGAAGCATGTCATCAAGCTGTGTGCACATAGAAGGTAAACAATTTATGGTTAGAAACatctacaaaaaaatcaattgaatatGTCCAATGCtagaaacatataaaaactCACACTgaaatgtttatatttattcaaactcacatatatattatacaacTAGATAGCGATACCTTCTGTGCTTGGACCACAGTCCTTGGAAATCCATCTAGAATGAAACCTTTCTGACATGAAGGTTTCTTCATTGCTTCATCTATAATGCCAACAACCAAGTCATCAGAAACAAGTTCCCCCTGAGAAAACCATATGAAGCACTCCATTAGCTAAATCCAGCAGaactatgaaaaaataaacaaagatgaATCATGAAAGATAAGAATGGTTGCAAATTCAACCTTTTCCATTGCCTCCTTAGCCTTGATGCCAAGAGGGGTTTTGGCAGCAACAGCAGCTCTCAACATATCACCAGTAGCCAAGTGGCATAGACAGTGCTCATCCTTAATGATTGGTGATTGAGTACCTTTTCCAGATCCAGGAGGGCCTGCCAAACACAAAACTAAAAGATTACAAACATGGAAGCTTCTGACCGAAGCCAGGGTTTGATTGACTGATTGGTTGCTAACAAACATACTGGAATCAATAGAAAGTTTTCACCAAATaatatgaataagaaaatatgCATTTGTTACTACATGAGCATGTACTGAGGTGGTCAATTGCCGGGGCATTATGCAGCACACATGATATTATCACAGGATACACATCGTGGATTTGAAAGTTTAACCAAAAAAGTAGTTCAATATTCACAAGTTCGTTCAATTCATTTTGTCCTCCTAGTTGAATCAAATTCTAATTTAACCACGCTTTTTTCAAAGTAGCCGtgttaatttcaaatattaactcCCAACTAGGCAGACaatctaaaatctttttttctttttttttgaaacaagcAAGATTCTAAAACAGGCAATCAGATAGAAACCAGAAAAAGCCCTAACTGGTCTGTTTTGTGTCACTGAGAAAGTTAACAGATAAGAATTTCTGGGCAAGAATGAAAAAAAGCCAAGACTAATCTTGGAGAAAAGATTCTTCATACAGAGTtacaataaatgaaaataaaaaggtttgaTGCAAAGAAATCAATCAAAACCTTTATCTACTAACTTAAAGAAAAGGATGATCATGCCATTGTCTCAAAGCATTTCCACTGAATGGAAAGACGTTAAATTTCCAGATTAAACGTGTAAAAGATGATGAGTGAAGATCGATGTGGTGAACTCTCTGAATTCAAAAGAAGATtttgcaatatatttttttagaaatgccCCCCTTTTAACAAGAAATGTCAAAATTCCATCTTGT
The sequence above is drawn from the Populus alba chromosome 15, ASM523922v2, whole genome shotgun sequence genome and encodes:
- the LOC118057592 gene encoding adenylate kinase 4; this encodes MAGSAAAANLEDVPSLDLMTELLRRMKCSDKPDKRLILIGPPGSGKGTQSPIIKDEHCLCHLATGDMLRAAVAAKTPLGIKAKEAMEKGELVSDDLVVGIIDEAMKKPSCQKGFILDGFPRTVVQAQKLDDMLQKQGSKIDKVLNFAIDDAILEERITGRWIHPSSGRTYHTKYAPPKAPGVDDVTGDPLIQRKDDTAAVLKSRLEAFHKQTEPVIDYYKKKGAVAELHAEKPPKEVTAEVKKVLSS